The stretch of DNA AATTGGCCACGAAGTCCCGCGGTAAAGGTAAGTATTCAGCCTGCGAGCTCGAGAAGCTCGGCCCAGGGCTTTGTCGGCGTAGCCGCGTGAGGTCCGGTTGTTCCGGTCCCGGGGTCCAGGGTCCCCGGGACCGGAGGATCACGCGTACCGCAGCTCCGCCGGGCGGACCGAGCGGTGGAGCAGGGACAGGGACGCGGCCGTGGCCAGCAGGCAGGTGGCGTACACGCCGGCGGGGACCAGGAGTGACGTGTAGGGCACGGTCCCGGTGGTGAAGGCTCCGTAGCAGATGCCGATCGCCAGGCCGCCGATGCCCGCCACGAGTACGGCCGGGGCCAGGGGCAGGGCGGTTTCCAGCAGGAGGGCCCGGGCGAGCACCCGGATGGGTACTCCGGCGGCCACCTGCGCGGCCAGGGCCCGGCGCCGGGTGGCGACGGACTCGGCGGTACCGACGGCGAGCGCCGTGAGGACGATCGCGAGGGCGAGGGCGATGGCTGCGGCCGTGAGGTTCAGCCCCGTCGTGTAGAAGGAGGCGTCCTCGGCGAAACCGTGCGTGTCGTCCGCGGTCCCCAGCCCCGCGAGCAGCGCCTGCCGCACCCCCATGAACCCGGTCCCGACCACCGTCACCAGCAGCACCGCCGCATGGGTGCGGGCCGCCGCCCACGGGTCGTCCCGCAGCCGTTCCGCCGCGATCAGCACCGCCGGGGAGCCGGTCCGGGCCGCGAGCAGCCGGCCGGTCAGCCGGGACAGGGCGCCCGTGAGCCACACCGCGCCCGCGCCGACGGCCAGGACCGCCGCCATGACGATGACCGGGCCCCTCGACGAATGCCGGGAGCCGGCGGTCGTACCGGCCACCGCCCCCAGCGCCACCACGCCCACGACCAGCAGTCCGCCCACGAACAGCAGCGCCGGGCCACGCCCCGAGCGCGTAGGGCTCCGCCGCACCCACCCCAGTGGTGAGGCCACCACGCGGCGCAGCGCCAGCACCCCGGCCGCCATGCCCAGCGCCGGTACCACGACCGCCACCAGCGTCATCCCGGCCCAGGCCGACGCGGTCGGCCGCTCCCACACGGCCACCAGCGCCGCCGCCGCCCCGGCCGTGGCGAGCGTCGAGCCCAGCAGACAGGCGAGCCCGGTCTCCAGCGCGGCGATCCGCCGCACCCGGCCCGGCTCCGCGCCCGCCAGCCGCAGCACGGCCGTCCGCCGGTCGCGGTGGACCGCGCCGATCCGGGCGCACTGCCCGAGGAAGCCGAGGACGGGCACCAGCAGGAGCAGCAGGGAGACGATCACTCCGGAGCGCTCGCCGGGCTGGTCGAGCAGGCCGTTGCCGAAGGACAGGCGGTACTGCCCGCGTACCGTGGCCAGGACGGCGGCCGCCAGGCCCAGCCCCGTCGCGCACATCGCGCCCACCGCCGTCAGCGCGATCCGCCACCACTCCCGCCGGTCCGAACCCCGCACGAGCAGCCAGGCCAGCCGCAGATCGGTCCTCACGCGAGCACCCCCGACGCGACCGTCACGCCGTCCTGCAACCGCACCTCGCGGTCGGCGTACGCCGCCATCTGGGCGTCGTGCGTGATCAGCAGCACCGCCGTGCCCGCCTCCCGGGCGGCTCCCACCAGGGCCGTCATCACCTGTTCGCTCGCCAGCGAATCCAGTGCCCCCGTCGGCTCGTCCGCGAACACCACCTTCGGGGCGGTCACCAACGCCCGTGCCAGCGCCACGCGCTGCGCCTGTCCTCCGCTCAACTCCCCGGGCCGCGCGGCCTCCTGCTCCCGCACGCCGAACCGCTCCAGCCATGCCCCCGCCTGCTCCTGGGCCGCCCCCCGCGCGGTCCCGGCCAGCATCAGCGGCAGCGCGACGTT from Streptomyces sp. 6-11-2 encodes:
- a CDS encoding FtsX-like permease family protein; the encoded protein is MRTDLRLAWLLVRGSDRREWWRIALTAVGAMCATGLGLAAAVLATVRGQYRLSFGNGLLDQPGERSGVIVSLLLLLVPVLGFLGQCARIGAVHRDRRTAVLRLAGAEPGRVRRIAALETGLACLLGSTLATAGAAAALVAVWERPTASAWAGMTLVAVVVPALGMAAGVLALRRVVASPLGWVRRSPTRSGRGPALLFVGGLLVVGVVALGAVAGTTAGSRHSSRGPVIVMAAVLAVGAGAVWLTGALSRLTGRLLAARTGSPAVLIAAERLRDDPWAAARTHAAVLLVTVVGTGFMGVRQALLAGLGTADDTHGFAEDASFYTTGLNLTAAAIALALAIVLTALAVGTAESVATRRRALAAQVAAGVPIRVLARALLLETALPLAPAVLVAGIGGLAIGICYGAFTTGTVPYTSLLVPAGVYATCLLATAASLSLLHRSVRPAELRYA
- a CDS encoding ABC transporter ATP-binding protein; the encoded protein is MSNPPVPLLVARDLVKSHGRTPALRGACLELREGEIVAVTGASGSGKSTLLHCLAGIVRPDAGSVTYREERVDGLPERRLSELRRTDFGVVFQFGQLIPELTAVDNVALPLMLAGTARGAAQEQAGAWLERFGVREQEAARPGELSGGQAQRVALARALVTAPKVVFADEPTGALDSLASEQVMTALVGAAREAGTAVLLITHDAQMAAYADREVRLQDGVTVASGVLA